The sequence acatgagtttgagtaggctccgggagttggtgatggacaggaaatcctggcgtcctgcacttcatggggttgcaaagagtcagacatgactgagcaactgaacagactgaactgactgaaggggaTTTTGTAAACCCCAGGACGTTCCCATTAGTGGATCATTTTGCAGACACATTGTTAACATGTATGGCAAGAGAagactgtgtattcttgctggtGAAGAGAACCAAGGGACAGCCTCCTATTAGCATGTAGATGCCCACAGTGCAGAGTGGGTTTCCAGGCAGACATGGGAGGCACACTGGCAGCCTGCAGCAAGAAGGTCTGTTACCTCTGCCAGTGTTGAAGCAGGACACTGAtgttgagagaaaaaagaaccagaaaaaaaaaagtgagaaacaaaaaagagtaaGAATTTTTGAGTAAGTCACCTAGAGTTGGAAGAAACATTGTTTTGTTCTTCTTGAGCCTCTTTGGCATGCTGCCTTGACACCAGGCCAGTCTTggatattttgataaaatttccTGAATTGGATGGATTTGGGCATTCTAGCCAATACATTGTCTGTGCCAAGCTTCTTCTAACTGGCAAGTAGTGCTTATGTTAAGCAATTCTTAATAGTGCCTTCATTGGAAGATTATTAAACTTTAGGTAAATCAACAGTAGCTCTTCATCAAGAAGATCAATGACCCTTAGCACAGGACCCTTGCCAAGAACACTTGTATTTCTTGTTCTTGCATCTGTGTGGTCTTTGGACATTGGCATGTTTTGTAGGGCACATGGTGGAATACTGAGTGCATAAGACTTAACAGTTACTAAACTTGCTCCTGGGTCCAGTTGTGCCATGACTAGCTATGTGATGTTTGGAAACTGACAACTTCACAATTTCCTCAAttccaactgtaaaatgggaaccaATAGAATAGTGATTAAAAGCAATGAATGCATCCAGCACTATACTAGATCTTTGAGCGGCCAGGAGGGTTAAAGAAATATGGCTCACTTCCTTCTTTGAAACGGTCTGTTTTCCCTACCTAACAGGGTTGAAAATACTAAATGGGGTGGTTTATACACTTTAAAAGTGTAACATACTATATAAACacaatttattatttcatttagtaaaCAAAACCTGCTGGTTCCTATAGATGAAAGTAATTTGTTTTCCTGACAACATGATGCTTCCATGTATTTCTCAGTGATTCCCCATCCAAGAAAATGCCTGGCTCTTAAGGTCAGTGACAGTATCCTATAACATCAACACTGGGCAAAATGGAGGTCATCCTTTCCTCCTTCATCATTCCTTCTTCTATTTCCAACTGActcccctctgtcctcccttACAAGGGCCTGGTGGAAAAGTAATCCCTTTGTTTCACCACTACCTTTGATGCACCCCCATGCTGACTCCAACAGCTCATGTTCACTAAAATGGAGCTTTCCTCCTATTCTCACATATTCAATCAGAGCTCCAGATGGGTAAGCAGGAGATCCCAGATGGCCTGACCACTTCCTGGATCATAAAGCTTCtcagtatataaaatagaaatctcTTTGATGATCCATGTATTTGTCAGGATTTGTTACACAACACATGTCCCAAGCAAGTCTCCTGTGATTTCCAGCACCTCTGTCATAAGCCCAGAAAGACAGTTGgttagtttgtttgtttatttagcttTCACTTGGGCAGTTGGTTGCAGTttcctatttctgtttcttctgcctaCCCCATTGTCCTTTAACTTAGAATGCAGTCATGATgcccttccttttaaaaaatacatgaatgcTAAGATCCAGGATGAACTGTTGATTCTCTAAAATAATGCCATGTTCTTAATTATTGGAGACTATttctcatcatttatttttaaatttcttggctCTCATTTACCTAACtggaaaatatataatttgaataAATTTCATCCCCAAAGGAAATGGTCAAGACAAATCttcctttaaatatatgtatttatttaacaaatatgtaaTGAAATCTTACTTTGTGTCACACTGTTCCAGGTGCTCAGCATACAGAGTTAACAAAATAGACTAAAATCCTTATCCTTGTAAACATACTCATTCTTATCTTACCAGAACTTATATGTtagtgagaaagagaaacagtgaaaagaataagaatgggggtggggggagaggaagaggaggggaaaaaggagaaagaggaggagaaaaagaatagaGCAGGGGccatatgagtgtgtgtgtgtattttttttaattgtgcaaGTTCCATGGAGAAAAATGGAGAGAACAAGGAGGAAGCCAGGAGTGGagatgcaatttaaaattttaagtgctaAGACTAGACTATGGGAAACAAAGGAGAAGCAGAAAGATCGTGGTGGTTTAGGATAGGGTGGTGACAGTGAGAGTGGTGAGAAGTGGTCATTTtctgggtttatttttaaattagagccAACAAGATTGTTAACAGGCTGaatttgagagaaagaaaagaaagttaacaTGAGAGAAACTGACTTGGGGAAGAAGGTGAAGGATTTGTTTCGGATGATGAAGGTAGCAGAAGTGATAGATAtttgaagaaagaggagaagttaTGAAATAGTAATTTAGGGAGAAACAATATAGGAGAAAAAAGATCTGAAACCAAAACCATAAGATACAATAGTTTTCTAAAATCGAAAAAAGATATAAGTCCTCAGACTGGAAGTACAAAATCTTaaactgaatatataaaaataaatccaaatgtcGCCACTATAATGAACCTGCAGAAcatcaaagaaaataagaagacCTTTAAAGCTCTCAGATAGCAGGCTTTTCCTTAGCTGCAATCAATGCCAAAAAATAACAATACTATCTTCAGGGCTCACCGGAAATAACTGTCAATCTGCAATTTTATGCCCTAACAACCTTTCAGTTGTAAGACAAAAAAGAAGTCATTTTCACCATACAAAAACTTGGAGTATTTACCACTTACTGATCCTCACAAAGGGAACTATTAAATGATTTAcctcaagaagaaaaatgaacccagaaggaagaaacaaaacagcacacacacacacaaacatgcatacataaaaataactatttattttgcatttttgaaagtaCAATAGAAGCTCTGAACTCAATAAAAAGATGGGGTGGAGGCACTGTTCCTTGGTAGTAGAAGCAGGCTAATGGATCTTGTAATGTTTGACAGGAAGATAGAATTATTACATAGCTAAAGGTTGGTAGAAAAATGTATGGTTAAATATTCTGGTAAACATTTAAgagtaataaataaaatggcaGGAAAACAATCTAGTTTATAacacaggagaaagaagaaaagaatgtggGTATCtgtctatggccataccacctTAAACACGCCCAGTCTCCTCTGGTCTCAGAAGCTAAGGAGGGTTGGGCCTGgctagtacttggatgggagaatgTAGGTATCTTATTAGTCTACtagaagaaaggaagtaaaagaaagTAAGCAAGAATGAAGAAGGCAATCagaaaacctaaaataaaaaaggtaaaagtAAACCCAAATAGGTCAGAACACAAACAATGTTAAGTATTTTAACTTACCTAATAAAAAACGAAAATAAGGAGCACCAAACTTGAGAAGGAAACCTCAAACCTCTTCTTATTTATAGGTGATGTGATTGCCTAAAGAAAATAAGAGTCTACAAAGTTAGAATTGGTAAGAGAGCTCAGGAAGAGTTTATACAAACATCAGTCATGTTCCTATGAACTAGTAATAACCAGAGAGAAATGTACTAGAATAAAAGTTACCACTCAAAATATcaattaaatgtgtttttttttaaatcttatgatACATCTAAGAAAAGATATGCTATAATTTTATGGGGAAGACTTTAAAATAGCAttgaaggacacagaagcagaCCTGAATAAATTCAGTGATATACCATGTTCACTGATGGAAAGTTTCAATGGCATAGAGATATCAAGTCTTCTCAGATTGATGTGTCAATTCAATTCCAAACAAAATCTAACAGAAACTTCcaagaagtttaaaaaagttaatcctaaaatttatatggaagaaaaaagggcaaaaatcacctggaaaattttgaaaaacaaaatgagtaGTTGGGCCCTATCAAATACCATGATTTATCATAAAGCTATAGCACATAAGTGATCATGATATTTGTGCAAGTGAATAGACAAACAGATTAATGGGATAGCATATCAAGAACTAAAAAACATATCTGTGTATGGGGGAAAATGGACACATTACAAATTAGTGGGATAAGAtggattatttaataaatggtgctgtgaTAATTGGCTatttatgtacaaaataaaattatatcccTAAGCtacatcctaaaaaaaaaaaaccaaaaaactatggGTGGATAAAGATctaagtgtgaaaaataaaagtttaaatttttttagcaGAAAATAGACTGTTTCTACATTTCCAAGCTAGAGAAGAATTTCATAATAACTGTACCCCTAAAAAGCACAAAACCTAAAGGGAAATATAGATAAATTTGactttataaaaactttaaacttttGCACATGAAGAGACACCACAAAGTAAAAAGTCAAAGTCATACACAGGGAGAAGGTACGAGCAAAATTAACCCAAAATTAAcccagaacaaaaggaaaaaaacccatatatatatatacatatatatatattcccaaaATACGTAAAGAACTCCTGTTACCTAACCAGTCTGCTCACCTGCTCAGTAAAGCCGATCTACTGACACCAggctgtggtgaaggaaagtgcaagTTTATTGCAAGGCCAACCAAGGAGTGAGACAATGTGGAGATGGCATCATCAACCTGGATCCACCTGGATTGGGGCTTGTGGGCAGCAttcagttaacttcttccaccttgTGGGGATTTCAGTAGCTGTAAaaggatgtggctcagaatattatctctaCCCCTTagggaggaactaaaggtccttgatttTGTTTAAAGGCTAAACTACTAATATTtgcttgcttgactgttttcctttgtttctgcattttctcacttttctgattaaatCTCTGCTTCAGAACTCAGGAAAGACCTAGGaagctaaagtttttctacaaacaagaggcaCAGGGAGAACATACgaatggggagggggtggtctgTGGACCAGAAGGCCCCATAATTAAACAGGGTCCTGTTTAATTATATTCCTAGAAGTcagcaagaagaagaaaaggcaaagcaTTATGAATAGTCAAGTTACAAAAGGGAAACATTACAGATTCACAAACATGAGGAGTTGCTCAATTTGAGTCATAATCAGAGCAATTCAGTTTACAAAACTAATGATATAACCATTTCTCAaccataaatttaataaaaattaaagcctGAAAGCAATAATAAGTATCCCCATTCATGGCGGGTGATAAAACCATACCcggcagaaaaataaatcagtaaaaactGCTTTGCAAAGCCAGGTAGTATCTTCCAATGTAGATGCTGTGCATACCCTTGGCAATTCCTCTTCTAGGCAAATCCAGAACGGTGTTACTAAAACTTGAGGTTTTGACCCATTAACAGATAATGAGATCAATTTTAGTAGGCAATGAACAGaatggagggggaggaggaagagaggagaggccaGAGTCAACACATTTAGACTGACTCAtccatgaatgtgtgtgtgtgtgtgtatagatgagggatatgattttcttttattttctacataaacaGCCAattattccagcaccatttattgaataatctATCTTGTCCCCACTAATTCACTAAATTAATGAAATCAATTTAGTGGGAATGAacagaaggaaggggaaggggggagaagaaggggaaagggaagacaCGAGgtgcggggaggggagagggtaAACATCAGACTATATCACAGGTTGGAAGGTGCAGTCAGTGCTAGCAGTGCCTTGCCCAGATCCCCTTTACTGGGCGAGCACACTCACCCTACCTGCTCTATTAGCTGCTAACTGCTCACACCTGCACTCTTATCGCAACTTGGCCAGTAAGCCGAGAGGAGCCTCTTTACCTGGAGAAGTCTGGGCAGTTGCCCCGCCCCATCCCCACGCCCCAGGTGGCCTGCAGCCAATGGCTGACACATGAGGGGTATAAAAGCCAGACTCACCCCTGGCACAGTTAACCAAACTTGCCTTGCCATTTGTAGTTCAGGTTTTTACCCTGCAATGCAGCAAACACAgaagacgtgggttggatccctgggttgagaggattccctggagcagggcctggcaatccactccactattcttgcccggaaaattccatggacagaggagcctagtgggctgtagtccaAAAGGTTGCAAAGgcaagtgagcacacacatacatgtaggTGAGAAGGGTTATGATGTAAATAGGGTTTTAAAGGTTTGAGCGCGTCGGCTCCAGATTCTTGTAAATGTGCACGCACAAGGAGAGAGTGACAAGGGTGTCTGTTGTGAAAATTCCAGTGTAATGCTCTACCAGTAAGAGCAAAGATAATATGTGTGAAAATAACAAACCCCTTGTTCATATTCGCCTTAGACCAGAAAGGACTAAGGTTGAGGAAACATGACAAATTTCAGCCTTTACGGGGGGAGGGGTAGGGGTATAGGGTACTTCTGAcaatttttatgctcctcttttCTATAGTTCCCTctttatgtgaaatatttaatgagcaaGATAAAGGCCCTAATCCTCACTTCCTTGACCACTCACCTTCTCTTATACACCCCCACGGATAAATGAGGAAGCCATGTGTTTCCCACTCTTTGATAAGTTCTGTAAGTTAAGCTTCCCTTCTTCCTTGTTCTAAGGATACACAGGAGAACTTTGTTATACGGAGGCTCAATAATAATCAACTCCTGGTCTTTACCATCAGCTGGTCCTCTGAATTGCCATGGGGCTGGGGTTGCTGTTAAATTGTGGTTCTTGTTTCCTCAAGgctttcatgaaataaaaattagtagGAAGGAGGCAAGGAGAGTTGGAAGGAAAAAGTCAAGTGAGAAGGCAAAAGAAACTGGGAATCTCAGTTTCCGTGAAAACGCCATGGTTTACCATGGGGATGGTTTCTTTCCTTGCAGTTCCTAAGGGTGAATCGGAACCACTTGGGAGAGCTGTGACCTGTGGTCAGCTCTATTTTTGACTGCAGGTGACTTCCTGTTCTGATTTTGCTTTCTGAATGCCTAGGAAATCAAGGAAAAGCGGACATTCCCTCCCTTCCCAATTGTAGCTTCTCATGCCGCCGTTCCGCAAGGAGTAGAGGTTTCCCGTGTTTCTGTGTAGAATCTCCCAATACTTGCATATCTTCTTCCAGCTCGTTTTGGAGTCCGGTGAAACATATGGGAAATTTGCAGGAGATTGAGTCCATCAGCCAGGCACCAGTCTGGAAAGATTTGTGGCCATGTACACATAAAGAGACCATAGTTGTCCGCTAACTGTATACATACGGCATCCGGGAATATAAACTCACAGCCTTTGCCTTCAAAACCACATGCTACCTACCCAGGGAGGTAGAGGCGTGGTTCACGACATGTGGGTTGTGACCCGGAGGAGTCTGCCAACTTTTGGCAGGTGGGCAGCTAGAGGTGAATTGGGTGCCTGCTGCAGTTTCCTTTCTCTGAGATTGCCTTGggtgtacacatgcacatactcTCTGGGCCATAATATATACCCGGCGTGGAGCTGGAGCAATGCTGATGAAGACTTGGACCCATACATAGACATATTCCTGTCTCGTCATTTTGCGGGCACATTCTTCCATCTGTCTTTATTTGAAATACATtacagatacatgtgtatatatttcatgGACCCATGAAAGTTTTGTAATTTCTATCAACCATGTGTGTGTCCTGCAGCCCCAGTGGGGAAAAGAGACCGTCTGCAAATAGGTTGATCTAGCCAGGGAGGTTATAGgtggtggtgttttgttttgttttgttttgttttttggtcctTTTTCTAATACAACAAAATGTTTAATGAGCAAATTCGTCTTAGCAAATATGAAAGTGccacagagaggaggagagggacagggcccacggggtggggggcaggcccgGGAGACTAGAGAGAATCAACTAGGGAAGAAACCAGGACACCGGGGCGAGGACCAGAGGCCAGGAGGACGGGACCTGTGGTCCTGAGAGGGAAGGGGCAAGGTACCGGGCCGGACAACCAAATTCAAAAGAGTCTGGCCGTCAAATAGAAACACGCCGTGTTTCCACGGTGGGGAAGGGTAAGAGACAGGGGATATCCCGCAGAAGACTGCTTCAGGGAGGGGATGTGGGGGTCCGACCCCGCCCCGCTGTCTCCCCCTGCCCGCCCTTCCCCCTGTGTCTGTGCGTGCGTGCATCTGTGCGGGTCCGCGTGCGCACTTCCCcgggccccgccctgccccgccccgccccgccccgccccgccccgcgcccagcccacccccagccttcATTGCTGCCATTCCAGTTGCTGCCGGCTGTCATTCGGCTCACACTCCTCTGCCCATCGTCTTCAGAGCGGGGGGGGGAAAtggggggagcaggagggggGAGACGCCCCCAGCCAGCTCCGCCGCTGCGCTGCCCCGCCACCTCTACCAGAAGTCCCGGCGGTGGTAAGAGTCGGGGTCACAGTATTTTGTGACGACCACTCTGTTGGCGAACTTGCGACCCGCCAGGCCCTGCACGGCTTTCTGGCAGTCAAACACAGAGGTGAACTCCACGAAGATCTTCCCGCAGCCGGGCACCTCCACGCCGTCCACGGGCCGTGGGATCTCCATGGACTGGACGAGCCCGTACTTCCCGCACTCGTCGCGCACGTCCTCCACGATCTCCTCGTACTCCTCGTCGTCCAGCAGCTCGGCGGGCAGCACCATGTTCATCAGGCACAGCACCTCCGTCGGCTGCCCGCCCATCTGCACCTGCGAGCTCATCAGGCCGGGCACTTGCAAGGTCACGGGGGTCTGGCTGATGGTGCTCAGCGTGGCATTCTTGGCGCCCACACTCGCCCTCTGGACCAGCAGCTTCTTGTCTCCCAGCTGCATCCCGTTCAGCCCCGCGGTGGCCTGGTCCGTGACCTTGATGTCCACGTACTCACAGAAGGCGTAGCCCTTGGACAGCCCGGTGGCGCTGTCCTTGACCAGGTTGAAGGCCTTGAGCGGCCCGAACGACGCCAGCAGCTCTTTCACCTGGTCGTCGTTCAGGTAGTTGGGCAAGCCCCCGATGAACAGCTTGTGTGCAGAGTCCGGGACCACGGTGGACACGACTCCAGGCACGTAGACCGAGGGGCTCTCCGACATGCCCGGCAGGGGCTGGTAGTCATGAGGCCTGCGGATCTTCAGCGACTGGCCCTGGAAGATGATGCCGTCGAAGGCCATGGCCTGGGTGGTCTCGTCCACCGAGCGGAACTCTAAGAAGGCAAAGTTCTTGTCCTGGTTGATCTGCACGGCCAAGACGGGGTTGCCGGGGGCCTGCGTCAGCCCCCCCAGGCGCATCTGAGCGTTGAAGAAGTCCATCATGGCCTCCTCAGTGACGCCGAAGGGGATGTTGCCCACGTAGAGGCGCCGGGCCTGTCTGGTCATCTGGCTCCCGACCACGGGCACCGGCGTCGGGGTCACAGCCAGACCGTCGGGGGTcatggtggggaggagggcggtGGCTGGAATCTGACCCGCAGCTTGCATGGCCTTGTACTGCATGGGGCTGATGTGCTCGAAGCCCGGCGGCGGCACGTCCCAATATCTGCGGGCCTTCTTCTTCTCGTGGCAGGGGGAGCGAATCAATCCACCGTGCTCCTCTTTAGCGCCTCTGGTCAGAGCTTTGCTGCGGCGCCGCCTGTCCCGGGAGGCGCCGTGCCGGTCCCGGTTGCGGCGGTCCCGGCTCCGGCTGCGACGCTTGCGGTCCCGGCTCCGGGAGCGGCTGTGGCTGCGCTTGCGGTGCCGGTTCTCCTTGTCGCGCTCTTGCTTACTCTCGTTGAGCTGCCGCTCGAACTCGTCGAAGTCCGACATGCTGAGGCGGCCGCCTAGGGCGCTGTGCAGCTCTGGGTTCCCTGGCCGCGCGCCCGCTCAGACTGCTTTGGCTACTTCCGGCCGCCGCCTCCTACCCTAACCTAATCAAGGCCTGgctgcccgccccgccccgccccggctccACCCCGGTTCCGCCCCTGCCCGCCTGCGCGCCCGCCAGGTGCCCCTCCCCCCAGGGTCTGGCTGCCAGACCCGTCGGCCACTTCCGGACCCCAGGGGAAAGCATCCGGAGCGGTGACTGTGGCTGCTTCCGAAAACACCCCAAGAGAGGGTTTCACCGACTCCCCCAACGCTTCCCAACTTTTCGGATATTAGCTCTTCCACGCTCGGATGTTATTGGAGGTCCTCGCCTTCCTCTGCACCCAGCCCCCTCTAGGAATCCGGCTTCTTCTGAAAATTCAAACCGTCCCCTTACTGCCTGCGGGGATGCTCCCCGCTCTTCTCCGCCGGCCCAGTGTGGCCAGGCCTTTCGCGTATAGTCACTCCTTTTAAGGCATCAGACAGTTCATAGTGGAGAGGAACCTTACAAATGGGATGAGTGTGGCAAGGCCTGTCGTGTAAAAATCACTCCTTTGAAGGCATCAGAcagttcatactggtgagaaaccttacAGATGTGATGCGTGTGGAAAAGTCTTTGGTTAAAAACCACACCTTCGACATCATTGGAGAAGTCATACTGGAGAGAGACCTTTCAGGTGTCATGAGTGTGGCAAGTGTTTCAGTCAAAAGTCACACCTTACAAGTCATCGGAGAATACATATAGAGAAACCTTTCAAATGTTTCGAGTGTGGAAAATCCTTTACTCAGGTCTCAGCACTCACTGAACATCAGAAAATCCATACATGAGAGAAACTTGTGTGAATGTGGTATATGGTAGAAGTCTTTAAAACTCAAATTTGAACTTCACACGCTACTGTTGGTCAGAGAATTCATACTACTGAGAAACCATACAAATATCAGGAGTGTGGCAACACCTTAGGCTTGATGAGAACATTCATACTGGATAGAAGCcagatatatatgtgtttattagtCAGGGCTTTAGAACATGAATTCCTTCGAGAAAGATTCTTCACCAGCTTCACAAACGTGACAAAAGAAAAGAACCCTATCCTTAGAGCTCACGTCCCGCCGGTAGGCTCAGAGGATTTATCCTGGAGGAAACACACAGCAATGTCATGCGTGCGGCAAGGATCTTGCCCAAAAGTCACAAGACAGGAATGTAGTGGAGCCATACTTCcctggctcagtggttgtggcaaaTCCTTTACGTCTTTCTATGTATTCTCTGATGACTTTAGTTCAGATACTCAGTAACTGCAGTAAGTCCATATTTGAAGAGGAGCCAGAGAGATCTTTTCGTGTAAAAGAAACCCAAATTCTAACTCAGCAAAGATGTTTCTTTAGGACAGTAGTCCACCACTTTTATGTTCTCCTGGCTTTCTGTATAAAGTCACTATTTCTtgccaccacccctcccccaaagtTACCACTGGGTCATTCTGATCATTTTTATGCTTCTCTTTTCTATAGTTCCCTctttatgtgaaatatttaatgagcaaGATAAAGGCCCTAATCCTCACTTCCTTGACCACTCACCTTCTCTTATACACCCCCACGGATAAATGAGGAAGCCATGTGTTTCCCACTCTTTGATAAGTTCTGTAAGTTAAGCTTCCCTTCTTCCTTGTTCTAAGGATACACAGGAGAACTTTGTTATACGGAGGCTCAATAATAATCAACTCCTGGTCTTTACCATCAGCTGGTCCTCTGAATTGCCATGGGGCTGGGGTTGCTGTTAAATTGTGGTTCTTGTTTCCTCAAGgctttcatgaaataaaaattagtagGAAGGAGGCAAGGAGAGTTGGAAGGAAAAAGTCAAGTGAGAAGGCAAAAGAAACTGGGAATCTCAGTTTCCGTGAAAACGCCATGGTTTACCATGGGGATGGTTTCTTTCCTTGCAGTTCCTAAGGGTGAATCGGAACCACTTGGGAGAGCTGTGACCTGTGGTCAGCTCTATTTTTGACTGCAGGTGACTTCCTGTTCTGATTTTGCTTTCTGAATGCCTAGGAAATCAAGGAAAAGCGGACATTCCCTCCCTTCCCAATTGTAGCTTCTCATGCCGCCGTTCCGCAAGGAGTAGAGGTTTCCCGTGTTTCTGTGTAGAATCTCCCAATACTTGCATATCTTCTTCCAGCTCGTTTTGGAGTCCGGTGAAACATATGGGAAATTTGCAGGAGATTGAGTCCATCAGCCAGGCACCAGTCTGGAAAGATTTGTGGCCATGTACACATAAAGAGACCATAGTTGTCCGCTAACTGTATACATACGGCATCCGGGAATATAAACTCACAGCCTTTGCCTTCAAAACCACATGCTACCTACCCAGGGAGGTAGAGGCGTGGTTCACGACATGTGGGTTGTGACCCGGAGGAGTCTGCCAACTTTTGGCAGGTGGGCAGCTAGAGGTGAATTGGGTGCCTGCTGCAGTTTCCTTTCTCTGAGATTGCCTTGggtgtacacatgcacatactcTCTGGGCCATAATATATACCCGGCGTGGAGCTGGAGCAATGCTGATGAAGACTTGGACCCATACATAGACATATTCCTGTCTCGTCATTTTGCGGGCACATTCTTCCATCTGTCTTTATTTGAAATACATtacagatacatgtgtatatatttcatgGACCCATGAAAGTTTTGTAATTTCTATCAACCATGTGTGTGTCCTGCAGCCCCAGTGGGGAAAAGAGACCGTCTGCAAATAGGTTGATCTAGCCAGGGAGGTTATAGgtggtggtgttttgttttgttttgttttgttttttggtcctTTTTCTAATACAACAAAATGTTTAATGAGCAAATTCGTCTTAGCAAATATGAAAGTGccacagagaggaggagagggacagggcccacggggtggggggcaggcccgGGAGACTAGAGAGAATCAACTAGGGAAGAAACCAGGACACCGGGGCGAGGACCAGAGGCCAGGAGGACGGGACCTGTGGTCCTGAGAGGGAAGGGGCAAGGTACCGGGCCGGACAACCAAATTCAAAAGAGTCTGG is a genomic window of Cervus canadensis isolate Bull #8, Minnesota chromosome 14, ASM1932006v1, whole genome shotgun sequence containing:
- the LOC122453317 gene encoding splicing factor U2AF 65 kDa subunit-like, whose translation is MSDFDEFERQLNESKQERDKENRHRKRSHSRSRSRDRKRRSRSRDRRNRDRHGASRDRRRRSKALTRGAKEEHGGLIRSPCHEKKKARRYWDVPPPGFEHISPMQYKAMQAAGQIPATALLPTMTPDGLAVTPTPVPVVGSQMTRQARRLYVGNIPFGVTEEAMMDFFNAQMRLGGLTQAPGNPVLAVQINQDKNFAFLEFRSVDETTQAMAFDGIIFQGQSLKIRRPHDYQPLPGMSESPSVYVPGVVSTVVPDSAHKLFIGGLPNYLNDDQVKELLASFGPLKAFNLVKDSATGLSKGYAFCEYVDIKVTDQATAGLNGMQLGDKKLLVQRASVGAKNATLSTISQTPVTLQVPGLMSSQVQMGGQPTEVLCLMNMVLPAELLDDEEYEEIVEDVRDECGKYGLVQSMEIPRPVDGVEVPGCGKIFVEFTSVFDCQKAVQGLAGRKFANRVVVTKYCDPDSYHRRDFW